The following proteins come from a genomic window of Prionailurus viverrinus isolate Anna chromosome D1, UM_Priviv_1.0, whole genome shotgun sequence:
- the LOC125147157 gene encoding hemoglobin subunit beta-1 — MSFLSAEEKGLVNGLWGKVNVDEVGGEALGRLLVVYPWTQRFFQSFGDLSSADAIMSNSKVKAHGKKVLNSFSDGLKNIDDLKGAFAKLSELHCDKLHVDPENFRLLGNVLVCVLAHHFGHEFNPQVQAAFQKVVAGVASALAHRYH, encoded by the exons ATGTCATTTCTGAGTGCTGAGGAGAAGGGTCTGGTCAATGGCCTGTGGGGCAAGGTGAACGTGGATGAAGTTGGCGGTGAGGCCCTGGGCAG GCTGCTGGTTGTCTACCCCTGGACTCAGAGGTTCTTTCAGTCCTTTGGGGACCTGTCTTCTGCTGATGCCATTATGAGCAACAGTAAGGTGAAGGCCCATGGCAAGAAGGTGCTGAACTCCTTCAGTGATGGCCTGAAAAACATCGACGACCTCAAGGGCGCCTTTGCTAAGCTCAGCGAGCTGCACTGTGACAAGCTGCACGTGGATCCCGAGAACTTCAGG CTCCTGGGCAATGTGCTGGTGTGTGTGCTGGCCCACCACTTTGGCCATGAATTCAACCCCCAGGTGCAGGCTGCCTTTCAGAAGGTGGTGGCTGGTGTGGCCAGTGCCTTGGCCCACAGATACCACTGA
- the LOC125146946 gene encoding hemoglobin subunit beta-2 isoform X1, translating into MGFLSAEEKGLVNGLWGKVNVDEVGGEALGRLLVVYPWTQRFFQSFGDLSSADAIMSNSKVKAHGKKVLNSFSDGLKNIDDLKGAFAKLSELHCDKLHVDPENFRLLGNVLVCVLAHHFGHEFNPQVQAAFQKVVAGVASALAHKYH; encoded by the exons ATGGGATTTCTGAGTGCTGAGGAGAAGGGTCTGGTCAATGGCCTGTGGGGCAAGGTGAACGTGGATGAAGTTGGCGGTGAGGCCCTGGGCAG GCTGCTGGTTGTCTACCCCTGGACTCAGAGGTTCTTTCAGTCCTTTGGGGACCTGTCTTCTGCTGATGCCATTATGAGCAACAGTAAGGTGAAGGCCCATGGCAAGAAGGTGCTGAACTCCTTCAGTGATGGCCTGAAAAACATCGACGACCTCAAGGGCGCCTTTGCTAAGCTCAGCGAGCTGCACTGTGACAAGCTGCACGTGGATCCCGAGAACTTCAGG CTCCTGGGCAACGTGCTGGTGTGTGTGCTGGCCCACCACTTTGGCCATGAATTCAACCCCCAGGTGCAGGCTGCTTTTCAGAAGGTGGTGGCTGGTGTGGCCAGTGCCTTGGCCCACAAGTACCATTGA
- the LOC125146948 gene encoding hemoglobin subunit epsilon-2 — MVHFTAEEKAAVVSLWAKVNVELVGGEVLGRLLVVYPWTQRFFDNFGNLSSESAIMGNPKVKAHGKKVLTSFGNAVKHMDDLKDTFAELSELHCDKMHVDPENFKLLGNMILIVLATHFSKEFSPQVQAAWQKLTTAVANALAHRYH, encoded by the exons ATGGTGCATTTTACGGCTGAGGAGAAGGCTGCTGTTGTTAGCCTGTGGGCCAAGGTGAACGTGGAGTTGGTTGGAGGCGAGGTCCTCGGAAG GCTCCTGGTTGTTTATCCATGGACCCAGAGGTTCTTTGACAATTTTGGCAACTTATCCTCTGAGTCTGCCATAATGGGCAACCCCAAGGTCAAGGCCCATGGCAAGAAGGTACTGACTTCCTTTGGAAACGCTGTTAAACATATGGATGACCTCAAGGACACCTTTGCTGAGCTGAGTGAGCTGCATTGTGACAAGAtgcatgtggatcctgagaacttCAAG CTTCTAGGCAACATGATTTTGATTGTCTTGGCAACTCACTTCAGCAAGGAGTTTTCTCCACAGGTGCAAGCTGCTTGGCAGAAGCTGACCACTGCTGTGGCTAATGCCCTGGCCCACAGGTACCACTGA
- the LOC125146946 gene encoding hemoglobin subunit beta-2 isoform X2 — translation MDAGQVEKAQSLGLLTGTDSLCPSVLFSPFRLLVVYPWTQRFFQSFGDLSSADAIMSNSKVKAHGKKVLNSFSDGLKNIDDLKGAFAKLSELHCDKLHVDPENFRLLGNVLVCVLAHHFGHEFNPQVQAAFQKVVAGVASALAHKYH, via the exons ATGGATGCTGGGCAGGTGGAGAAGGCTCAGTCCCTGGGGCTTCTGACAGGCACTgactccctctgtccctctgtgctGTTTTCACCCTTCAGGCTGCTGGTTGTCTACCCCTGGACTCAGAGGTTCTTTCAGTCCTTTGGGGACCTGTCTTCTGCTGATGCCATTATGAGCAACAGTAAGGTGAAGGCCCATGGCAAGAAGGTGCTGAACTCCTTCAGTGATGGCCTGAAAAACATCGACGACCTCAAGGGCGCCTTTGCTAAGCTCAGCGAGCTGCACTGTGACAAGCTGCACGTGGATCCCGAGAACTTCAGG CTCCTGGGCAACGTGCTGGTGTGTGTGCTGGCCCACCACTTTGGCCATGAATTCAACCCCCAGGTGCAGGCTGCTTTTCAGAAGGTGGTGGCTGGTGTGGCCAGTGCCTTGGCCCACAAGTACCATTGA